Proteins from one Falco naumanni isolate bFalNau1 chromosome 2, bFalNau1.pat, whole genome shotgun sequence genomic window:
- the BRWD1 gene encoding bromodomain and WD repeat-containing protein 1 isoform X4 produces the protein MAEPPASSNSGGGVSLPLIESELYFLIARFLTTGPCRRALKVLVQEMEQHQLLPKRLDWQGNEHCRSYEELVLSNKHVAPDHLLQICKRIGPILDKEIPPSISRVNSLLGAGRQSLLRTAKDCRNTVWKGSAFAALHRGRPPEIPVNYGTPPNLVEVHRAKQLTGYAKFSTSFPGSMYLHVKMHRRILGHLSSVYCVAFDRTGHRIFTGSDDCLVKIWSTHNGRLFATLRGHSAEISDMAVNYENTMIAAGSCDKMIRVWCLRTCAPVAVLHGHTGSITSLQFSPMVKGSMRYMVSTGADGTVCFWQWDADSMKFNNRPVKFTEKPRPGVQMLCSSFSVGGMFLATGSTDHVIRMYFFGSETPEKIAELESHADKVDSIQFSNSGDRFISGSRDGTARIWCFEQAEWRSILLDMSDRLPGDPCSEEDKFMKPKVTMIAWNQNDNYVVTAVNNHLLKVWNSSTGQLLHDLVGHTDEVFVLETHPFDSRIMLSAGHDGNIFIWDITKGMKTKHYFNMIEGQGHGAVFDCKFSPDGQHFACTDSHGHLLIFGFGCSRPYEKIPDQMFFHTDYRPLIRDSNNYVLDEQTQQAPHLMPPPFLVDVDGNPHPTKYQRLVPGRENCADEHLIPQLGYVATSDGEVVEQVIGQQTVDHDEQGLEPSILDDMIRQLQLQQDQRTGADQESASNGPQNGEGTPRRAFRRPSFDIQSPPNIGLRRSGQVEGVRQMHQNAPRSQMATERDLQAWRRRVVVPEIPPSLLRKQEEYRIAKGEEERDLYATEKKKSFESLEKSDSESSLIQSKRRLHRRKYASYRTRNNIEQLESSDEERDDSFGFIEQDGRRVDR, from the exons aTGGCCGAGCCCCCGGCCTCTTCCAACTCCGGCGGCGGCGTGTCCCTGCCGCTCATTGAATCAG AGCTCTATTTCCTCATAGCTCGGTTCCTGACCACCGGGCCCTGCCGGAGGGCGCTGAAG gtgctggtgcaggaGATGGAGCAGCACCAG TTGCTTCCTAAAAGGTTGGATTGGCAAGGAAATGAGCATTGTAGAAGTTATGAAGAACTg GTGCTGTCCAACAAACATGTGGCTCCAGACCATTTGTTGCAAATTTGCAAGCGTATTGGCCCTATACTGGATAAGGAGATACCACCCAGCATTTCGAGAGTGAATTCTTTACTCGGTGCAGGGAGACAGTCGTTGTTACGTACAGCAAAAG ATTGCAGGAACACTGTTTGGAAGGGCTCTGCATTTGCTGCTCTTCATAGAGGAAGACCTCCTGAAATTCCTGTGAACTATGGCACACCACCAAATCTTG TGGAAGTACATCGAGCAAAACAATTAACTGGATATGCAAAGTTCAGTACTTCATTTCCAGGAAGTATGTATCTGCATGTCAAGATGCACAGACGGATTCTTGGCCATCTTTCTTCTGTATATTGTGTTGCATTCGATAGGACTGGACATAGAATATTTACT GGCTCAGATGACTGTTTGGTAAAGATTTGGTCAACTCACAACGGCAGGTTATTTGCCACATTACGAGGACATTCAGCGGAGATTTCAGATATGGCCGTCAATTACGAAAACACTATGATTGCAGCTGGAAGTTGTGATAAAATGATCAGAGTGTGGTGTCTGAGAACTTGTGCACCAGTTGCAGTCCTCCATGGACATACAGGGTCCATTACCTCATTACag tTTAGTCCAATGGTGAAAGGCTCCATGCGATACATGGTCTCTACTGGTGCAGATGgaactgtttgcttttggcAATGGGATGCAGATTCCATGAAATTCAA caatCGGCCAGTGAAATTCACGGAGAAACCTAGGCCAGGGGTTCAGATGCTTTGTTCTTCATTCAGTGTGG GTGGTATGTTTTTAGCAACTGGCAGTACTGACCATGTCATCAGGATGTATTTTTTTGGCTCTGAAACACCTGAGAAGATAGCTGAATTGGAAAGTCATGCT GACAAAGTTGACAGCATTCAGTTTTCGAACAGTGGTGATAG GTTCATAAGTGGCAGTAGAGATGGAACAGCTCGTATCTGGTGTTTTGAGCAAGCAGAATGGAGGAGTATTTTGTTGGATATGTCCGATCGATTACCAGG cgACCCATGTTCAGAAGAAGACAAATTTATGAAGCCTAAAGTAACCATGATAGCTTGGAACCAAAATGATAACTATGTTGTTACGGCTGTGAATAATCATCTACTCAAAGTTTGGAATTCCAGTACAGGGCAATTGCTTCATGACTTGGTG GGGCACACGGATGAAGTATTTGTCTTGGAGACCCATCCTTTTGATTCCAGGATAATGCTGTCTGCAGGTCACGATGGCAACATCTTTATATGGGACATTACCAAAGgcatgaaaacaaagcattacTTTAACATG ATCGAAGGCCAAGGACATGGTGCTGTTTTTGACTGCAAATTTTCACCAGATGGACAGCATTTTGCATGTACAGATTCTCATGGACATTTACTGATATTTGGTTTTGGCTGTAGCAGGCCTTATGAAAAG ATTCCTGATCAGATGTTTTTCCACACTGACTATCGGCCACTTATTCGAGACTCTAACAATTACGTCCTAGATGAGCAGACTCAACAAGCACCTCATCTCATGCCCCCTCCCTTCTTAGTAGATGTGGATGGAAACCCTCATCCGACAAAATATCAAAGATTGGTGCCTGGAAGAGAGAATTGTGCAGATGAACATTTGATTCCTCAGCTGGGATATGTAGCAACAA GTGATGGAGAAGTGGTTGAACAAGTTATAGGCCAACAAACAGTTGATCATGATGAACAAGGCTTGGAGCCCAGCATTCTTGATGACATGATTAGACAATTACAACTACAACAAGATCAAAGAACCGGAGCTGATCAAGAATCTGCTTCAAATGGCCCACAAAATGGGGAAGGAACACCTAGAAGAG CTTTTAGAAGGCCAAGTTTTGACATCCAGTCTCCTCCCAATATTGGTCTGCGACGTAGTGGGCAAGTTGAAGGTGTGCGTCAGATGCATCAGAACGCTCCACGAAGTCAGATGGCTACTGAGCGAGACCTTCAGGCTTGGAGACGAAGAGTTGTCGTACCAGAAATACCACCAAGTTTACTCAG GAAGCAAGAAGAATATCGAATTGcaaaaggggaagaggagagagatcTTTAtgcaacagagaagaaaaagtcattTGAGTCATTGGAAAAG AGTGACTCTGAGTCATCATTAATACAATCTAAGCGTAGACTGCATAGACGGAAATACGCTAGTTACCGAACACGGAATAACATTGAACAACTGGAGTCTTCTGATGAAGAAAGAGATGACTCCTTTGGCTTCATAGAGCAG GATGGGAGGAGAGTTGACAGATGA
- the BRWD1 gene encoding bromodomain and WD repeat-containing protein 1 isoform X3, whose amino-acid sequence MAEPPASSNSGGGVSLPLIESELYFLIARFLTTGPCRRALKVLVQEMEQHQLLPKRLDWQGNEHCRSYEELVLSNKHVAPDHLLQICKRIGPILDKEIPPSISRVNSLLGAGRQSLLRTAKDCRNTVWKGSAFAALHRGRPPEIPVNYGTPPNLVEVHRAKQLTGYAKFSTSFPGSMYLHVKMHRRILGHLSSVYCVAFDRTGHRIFTGSDDCLVKIWSTHNGRLFATLRGHSAEISDMAVNYENTMIAAGSCDKMIRVWCLRTCAPVAVLHGHTGSITSLQFSPMVKGSMRYMVSTGADGTVCFWQWDADSMKFNNRPVKFTEKPRPGVQMLCSSFSVGGMFLATGSTDHVIRMYFFGSETPEKIAELESHADKVDSIQFSNSGDRFISGSRDGTARIWCFEQAEWRSILLDMSDRLPGDPCSEEDKFMKPKVTMIAWNQNDNYVVTAVNNHLLKVWNSSTGQLLHDLVGHTDEVFVLETHPFDSRIMLSAGHDGNIFIWDITKGMKTKHYFNMIEGQGHGAVFDCKFSPDGQHFACTDSHGHLLIFGFGCSRPYEKIPDQMFFHTDYRPLIRDSNNYVLDEQTQQAPHLMPPPFLVDVDGNPHPTKYQRLVPGRENCADEHLIPQLGYVATSDGEVVEQVIGQQTVDHDEQGLEPSILDDMIRQLQLQQDQRTGADQESASNGPQNGEGTPRRAFRRPSFDIQSPPNIGLRRSGQVEGVRQMHQNAPRSQMATERDLQAWRRRVVVPEIPPSLLRKQEEYRIAKGEEERDLYATEKKKSFESLEKSDSESSLIQSKRRLHRRKYASYRTRNNIEQLESSDEERDDSFGFIEQEAEESEGSGSSDEEEEWRSDKKSNSNSSSDSSSRYSDWIADAGINLQPPVRTSRRKAIRYCSTSEDEVLAGKSSPPKRRRRKRRKKPKPKKQEEANAATQPVNLELSYDCHPPVWITDTALRRSPFVPQMGDEVIYFRQGHEAYIEAVRRNNIYELNPHKEPWRKVVLRDQELVKIVGIRYEIGPPTLCCLKLAFIDHATGKHTDKSFSIRYHDMPDVIDFLILRQFYDEARQRNWQASDRFRSIIDDAWWFGTVLGQEPYQSQYPDSHFQCYSVNPQERVYV is encoded by the exons aTGGCCGAGCCCCCGGCCTCTTCCAACTCCGGCGGCGGCGTGTCCCTGCCGCTCATTGAATCAG AGCTCTATTTCCTCATAGCTCGGTTCCTGACCACCGGGCCCTGCCGGAGGGCGCTGAAG gtgctggtgcaggaGATGGAGCAGCACCAG TTGCTTCCTAAAAGGTTGGATTGGCAAGGAAATGAGCATTGTAGAAGTTATGAAGAACTg GTGCTGTCCAACAAACATGTGGCTCCAGACCATTTGTTGCAAATTTGCAAGCGTATTGGCCCTATACTGGATAAGGAGATACCACCCAGCATTTCGAGAGTGAATTCTTTACTCGGTGCAGGGAGACAGTCGTTGTTACGTACAGCAAAAG ATTGCAGGAACACTGTTTGGAAGGGCTCTGCATTTGCTGCTCTTCATAGAGGAAGACCTCCTGAAATTCCTGTGAACTATGGCACACCACCAAATCTTG TGGAAGTACATCGAGCAAAACAATTAACTGGATATGCAAAGTTCAGTACTTCATTTCCAGGAAGTATGTATCTGCATGTCAAGATGCACAGACGGATTCTTGGCCATCTTTCTTCTGTATATTGTGTTGCATTCGATAGGACTGGACATAGAATATTTACT GGCTCAGATGACTGTTTGGTAAAGATTTGGTCAACTCACAACGGCAGGTTATTTGCCACATTACGAGGACATTCAGCGGAGATTTCAGATATGGCCGTCAATTACGAAAACACTATGATTGCAGCTGGAAGTTGTGATAAAATGATCAGAGTGTGGTGTCTGAGAACTTGTGCACCAGTTGCAGTCCTCCATGGACATACAGGGTCCATTACCTCATTACag tTTAGTCCAATGGTGAAAGGCTCCATGCGATACATGGTCTCTACTGGTGCAGATGgaactgtttgcttttggcAATGGGATGCAGATTCCATGAAATTCAA caatCGGCCAGTGAAATTCACGGAGAAACCTAGGCCAGGGGTTCAGATGCTTTGTTCTTCATTCAGTGTGG GTGGTATGTTTTTAGCAACTGGCAGTACTGACCATGTCATCAGGATGTATTTTTTTGGCTCTGAAACACCTGAGAAGATAGCTGAATTGGAAAGTCATGCT GACAAAGTTGACAGCATTCAGTTTTCGAACAGTGGTGATAG GTTCATAAGTGGCAGTAGAGATGGAACAGCTCGTATCTGGTGTTTTGAGCAAGCAGAATGGAGGAGTATTTTGTTGGATATGTCCGATCGATTACCAGG cgACCCATGTTCAGAAGAAGACAAATTTATGAAGCCTAAAGTAACCATGATAGCTTGGAACCAAAATGATAACTATGTTGTTACGGCTGTGAATAATCATCTACTCAAAGTTTGGAATTCCAGTACAGGGCAATTGCTTCATGACTTGGTG GGGCACACGGATGAAGTATTTGTCTTGGAGACCCATCCTTTTGATTCCAGGATAATGCTGTCTGCAGGTCACGATGGCAACATCTTTATATGGGACATTACCAAAGgcatgaaaacaaagcattacTTTAACATG ATCGAAGGCCAAGGACATGGTGCTGTTTTTGACTGCAAATTTTCACCAGATGGACAGCATTTTGCATGTACAGATTCTCATGGACATTTACTGATATTTGGTTTTGGCTGTAGCAGGCCTTATGAAAAG ATTCCTGATCAGATGTTTTTCCACACTGACTATCGGCCACTTATTCGAGACTCTAACAATTACGTCCTAGATGAGCAGACTCAACAAGCACCTCATCTCATGCCCCCTCCCTTCTTAGTAGATGTGGATGGAAACCCTCATCCGACAAAATATCAAAGATTGGTGCCTGGAAGAGAGAATTGTGCAGATGAACATTTGATTCCTCAGCTGGGATATGTAGCAACAA GTGATGGAGAAGTGGTTGAACAAGTTATAGGCCAACAAACAGTTGATCATGATGAACAAGGCTTGGAGCCCAGCATTCTTGATGACATGATTAGACAATTACAACTACAACAAGATCAAAGAACCGGAGCTGATCAAGAATCTGCTTCAAATGGCCCACAAAATGGGGAAGGAACACCTAGAAGAG CTTTTAGAAGGCCAAGTTTTGACATCCAGTCTCCTCCCAATATTGGTCTGCGACGTAGTGGGCAAGTTGAAGGTGTGCGTCAGATGCATCAGAACGCTCCACGAAGTCAGATGGCTACTGAGCGAGACCTTCAGGCTTGGAGACGAAGAGTTGTCGTACCAGAAATACCACCAAGTTTACTCAG GAAGCAAGAAGAATATCGAATTGcaaaaggggaagaggagagagatcTTTAtgcaacagagaagaaaaagtcattTGAGTCATTGGAAAAG AGTGACTCTGAGTCATCATTAATACAATCTAAGCGTAGACTGCATAGACGGAAATACGCTAGTTACCGAACACGGAATAACATTGAACAACTGGAGTCTTCTGATGAAGAAAGAGATGACTCCTTTGGCTTCATAGAGCAG gaagcagaagaaagtgaGGGCTCTGGCTCGTCTGATGAAGAGGAAGAGTGGAGAAGTGACAAGAAAAGCAACAGTAATAGTTCTAG TGATTCTTCAAGTAGATACTCTGACTGGATCGCTGATGCAGGCATTAATTTACAACCTCCTGTACGGACTTCTCGACGGAAAGCTATCAGATATTGCAGTACTTCTGAAGATGAAGTATTAGCAGGGAAATCATCTCCTCcaaagagaagaagaagaaaaaggaggaaaaaacccaaaccaaaaaagcaggaggag GCTAATGCTGCAACACAGCCAGTAAACTTGGAATTGTCTTATGATTGCCATCCTCCTGTTTGGATAACAGACACAGCTCTTCGAAGATCCCCTTTTGTTCCTCAGATGGGCGACGAG gtaatATATTTCAGACAAGGACATGAAGCTTACATTGAAGCGGTtagaagaaataacatttatgaACTGAACCCACACAAGGAGCCATGGAGAAAAGTAGTCCTTAGG GACCAGGAATTAGTAAAAATTGTTGGAATTAGATACGAAATTGGTCCTCCCACGTTGTGTTGTCTCAAGCTTGCTTTTATAGATCATGCCACTggaaaacacacagacaaaTCCTTTTCCATCAG GTACCACGATATGCCAGATGTTATTGACTTCCTTATATTACGTCAGTTTTATGATGAGGCACGGCAAAGGAACTGGCAAGCAT CCGATAGGTTCCGATCCATTATTGATGATGCATGGTGGTTTGGAACAGTGTTGGGACAAGAACCGTATCAGTCTCAGTATCCAGATAGTCACTTTCAGTGCTACAGTGTTAA TCCACAGGAGCGAGTATACGTATAA